From Nicotiana tabacum cultivar K326 chromosome 22, ASM71507v2, whole genome shotgun sequence, one genomic window encodes:
- the LOC107810620 gene encoding uncharacterized protein LOC107810620: MPRPVYNTEEVDSNNRLIRDELRYNKRALAEEHQQLVKNLTDEQKSVYEKIIRDVNKDKGGFFFLYGFGRTDKTFIWRTLTSAIRSRGDIVLTVASSGIASLLLPGGRTTHSRFVIPLNVTEDSTCNIKQVTPLSNLIIKAKLIIWDEAPMMHRYCFEALDKTLRDILRFKDASNLHRPFGGKTIVLGGDFRQILPVIPKGSRQDIVNTSLNSSYLWPHCQLLKLTKNMRLQGNEIGTHLDELRVFSDWILAIGDGIVGTSVDGNEKVQIPDDLLIKQSVDPTSAIVESMYPNFNSRCNDIGYLQQRAFLTQTIDMVESINEYMISLNESSEKSYLSSDTICNSDSTYSALEHVHTPEFLNTIKCSGVPNHALTLKVSIPVMLLRNIDKSAGLCNGTRLIITKLGNQVIEAKVLAGQMAGQKVFIPRMTLTPSDARIPFKFQRRQFPIIVSFAMTINKNQGQSLSHVGLFKKKQFLHMDNYMLLFLE, translated from the coding sequence ATGCCAAGGCCTGTTTATAATACGGAAGAAGTTGATAGCAATAATAGATTAATACGGGATGAATTGCGTTATAATAAACGCGCTTTGGCAGAGGAACATCAACAATTAGTAAAGAATTTGACAGATGAGCAAAAGTCagtttatgaaaaaataataagagatgTGAATAAAGACAAAGGTGGGTTTTTCTTTTTATATGGTTTTGGAAGAACGGACAAGACTTTTATTTGGAGAACTCTAACTTCTGCCATAAGATCTAGAGGAGATATTGTCTTAACTGTTGCATCTAGTGGGATTGCATCTTTGTTGTTACCAGGTGGTCGAACAACTCATTCAAGATTTGTGATTCCTCTAAATGTAACTGAAGATTCAACATGTAATATAAAGCAAGTTACTCCtttatcaaatttaattattaaggcAAAATTGATTATCTGGGATGAGGCACCCATGATGCATAGATATTGTTTTGAAGCTCTTGATAAAACTTTAAGAGATATTCTTAGGTTTAAAGATGCATCCAATTTACACCGACCATTTGGAGGTAAAACAATTGTTCTTGGTGGTGACTTCAGACAAATATTACCTGTTATTCCAAAAGGTAGTAGGCAAGATATTGTTAATACTTCTCTCAATTCTTCTTATTTGTGGCCTCACTGTCAACTGTTAAAGTTAACAAAGAACATGAGATTGCAAGGTAATGAAATAGGGACACATCTAGATGAGTTGAGAGTTTTTTCAGATTGGATTTTGGCAATTGGCGATGGTATAGTTGGTACTTCTGTTGATGGCAATGAAAAAGTCCAAATACCAGATGATCTTTTGATAAAACAATCCGTTGATCCAACATCTGCAATTGTAGAAAGTATGTATCCGAATTTCAACAGTCGTTGCAATGATATAGGATACCTACAACAAAGAGCCTTTCTTACTCAAACTATTGATATGGTGGAATCAATCAACGAATATATGATTTCCCTTAATGAAAGTTCTGAGAAATCATATTTGAGTTCCGATACAATCTGCAACTCTGACAGTACTTATTCAGCACTGGAACATGTACACACTCCTGAATTCTTAAATACAATTAAATGTTCTGGAGTTCCAAATCATGCTCTTACGCTAAAGGTTAGTATTCCAGTAATGTTATTAAGAAATATTGATAAGTCAGCAGGATTATGTAATGGAACAAGGTTGATCATAACTAAACTTGGAAATCAAGTTATTGAAGCAAAGGTTTTAGCAGGACAGATGGCTGGACAGAAAGTGTTTATTCCAAGAATGACATTGACGCCATCTGATGCTAGAATTCCATTCAAGTTCCAGCGAAGACAATTTCCAATCATTGTATCTTTTGCCATGACAATCAACAAAAACCAAGGACAGTCATTGTCTCACGTGggattatttaaaaaaaaacagtttTTACACATGGACAATTATATGTTGCTCTTTCTCGAGTGA